The segment acgcagcccagccccaggcgctggccccagcccaaacaccaacaccaccccCATGCAGGGCTGAGATGGTGGGCACGAGGCactgaccagtgctgagcagccccagccaacGCCTGGGTAGCTGACTCTGCCACACACCCTCGGCCCATTCCTGCCCCCGTTTCctgccttctgctcccctcccctcctttctcctcccagctgttgGATGGGGCAGGACGTGGACTTGAAGGGctctgtgaggctgcagggcCAAGTCCTCAGGATCTGGAATGCTGCACCAAGGGGGCATCAGGAGTGGAAAGCCATGCTCTGGAGAAGATTTCTCTGCCTCCCACAATACGTGGTAACCAGCCTCTCTGATCTTGCCCACGGTCTGCCTGACAGCCTGTCTTGCCCCTCTGGGCACAATAAAGTTTTCCTGCATCCAAGTCATGTCTCACTCCCTCATTGTGCCAAGCTTGGGAAACCCCGGGGGTAGgtgcccagcagctgtgggagggtaAATGCTGGGTTCTAGATGCCCAAGGGAGGTGAGGGTGGGAAGTgctaggagagggagggaggacgcaggcagcaggcaggggaaagaGAGCCTTGTGGTGGGacttgcaggagctggggaaagggcagagggcagggagcagggtagGTGCATTCAGTGCTCCATCACTTCATCTTCTGAGCCCAGGAGCAGCATCAACTCTACAAGgttccagtgctctgcagaagcacaggagaaTCTTCAGGCATATGCACAGAGGAGGCTGGATGAGAGCTACTGTTTAACCTCACACCTGGGAAATGACCGTCAATATTCCAtgacataggacatcatgctcagcaacagaaagctgggggaagaagaaggaaggaggatcttgggagtgatggcatttgtctctcACGTAACCGTTGCCAGTGTGGccgccctgctgtcctggagatggctgaacacctgccgctaatgccaagtagaaaatgaattccttatttgctTGACAGGCATGCAAGGCTTTTCCTTTACTTCTTAAGCTCTCTTTATCCCGACacaccagttttctcacttttagcccTCCGATTCACTCACCCATCCCAGCAGCggaggagtgagcgagctgctctgggctctttaggtgccagctggggttaaaccacaacaatgatgaagggacagggagcagctctCTCCCGGGGAGAGTCTCAGAGTTCTGCAactgttcctcctgtctctgAGGAGGACCGGGGGTTTCTTATCAATGTGCACAGATGCCTGAAGGGAAGGCATCAAGAAGATGCGTCCAGGCTCTTGTCAGAGGCgtccagtgccaggacaagaggcaatgggcaccagctgaaacacaggaggctctgccTGAAAAGCGCAAAACTCTTTtggcactgtgagggtgaccgagtgCGGGCACAGGTTGTCTCAGGAGGTTGTGGCATTTCTGTTCTTGGAGACAAAGTTGTGtggacacagtgctgggcagccGGCTCTGGGTGACCCTGCTGAGGTGGCAGCATGACAAGATGCCCTGCAAAGGCTCCTGCCCCAGGAATCAGGcagttatttctgtcattttctgtctgtggcaGAGTTGGCCTGTGTTGggggtgagaaggggaaggagaaaaggatggggaaagcgAAGGTGAAGGATAAGAGAGTACAGCAGAAGGACAGGCgagaagatggggaaagggaagtggactgtgaaggagaataaaaagaagaagaagaagaaagaaagggaaagaagaagaagaaagaggagaggaaagggaacgggatagggaagaggaaagggaagcgtCCCCATTGCTTTCTCCCGCAGGGGCTCAGACAGAGCTGTGGAGGCACGAAGGGGGTGGAGTCACAACACGCATTGCCCCTGGGTGGCTCacagcccctggggcagtcaCACTCATGCCCAGGGAAGCTTGAGGTCTGCAAATGCccaagggcttcaggtgctgcaggcagcagatctgTCTGTTCAGGCAGGGCCCTTTGAGCTCAGCTGTGGGACCTTATGTGGACAGAGCTGCCACGGCTGTGGGGTCTCCCCAAAGGCAGCTCAGCCTGGATCTGCTGGGACAGAGAGACTGCCCTGGCCCAGATGGGCGGGGTCACATGCAGGGCGAGGGAGCCCTGCAAACCACGTGGCTCGGTGAAAcgaaaaacaaagagagaggggTTAGATGCAGGATTCTTTTATTGTAAGTGCAGCAAACAACCAGTGGAGAAAGACACataaggcacaggcaggcaggttgTCCCTGTGGGCTTCAAGAGAGCTGTTCCTTCAGGCTTCTGCCAGGCAGTGGCTGTTGGAGAGACAAGCAAGTGCCCTGTGGGTGGATGGTGGCTTCGTGCCTCTGGGGACGGGcaggagcaaggaggaggagaggcagcatggagagagaagaagggagggacaaggagaggagaagtgaGGCTGAGATGGCCCAGGGTCTCTGGGTTTTCTGGGGCTCAGTCTAGCAGGGCCCACAGttgtcccagagcttcctgctgtagcggggcagggcgcaagggctgcaggcgggagaagcgtagggtctgccaaaggtgcagaggccccctgagCCCTGCGTGGCCCCGGCACCGtagaggccccccagccccagggagcccccaaaggcgggtgctccggaggagcccaccacggcttgctgggggaaggagctgaggatggggccggggaaggtgatgacgacggggggcggctggatgaaggccgacgagtcggggcactgccgggcgcacagctcgttgcagctctcagcgatgggctggggCACGGCGACGCCGgtttttggtgggcacaggtcgtagcaagacatctttgtgtgGGTTTGGATGGTGCTCTGCAAGAGAACAGAGATAGCAAGAGTGCAGTAGAGGGGAGCGCCTGAGGTGGAGGGACTGGCTCAGGGGTCGAGGAGGAGAAGCGCTCCCGGACTTACCTTGTTCCCCAAGGAGAAGGCGGCCAGAGCAGAGGATGGgagagcctggcagaggcagagctttTATACCATCCCCGCCATTGCTCAGCACCCCGTGGGCCAATGTGCAGAGGCGACACTCCCTCCTGCCGATGACAATGGTGACAACGGCGCTGTCCAGCTACTGGCCCTCCCTGAGTCAGCATCCCCTCGCCACAGCAGCACACGATGCCTCAGagcctttcctgctctttctgctgtggcagcagcatctccctgctgggGGCTGCGCATGGCAGGAGAGGGCCGTGCTTGtgtagctcctgcctgccctgtgctctgccctgggaagacATCTCTGCCCTGTACCCGCAGCcgggctctgctgggaggagagtAGCCCCCGAGCCCAGCGGGGCCATTCCCACTGcgggcagctgcagctgaggctTTAGATGGGACTCCCAGCTTCCCAGCAACCCGAGGGCAGCCCATGCCCAGCACTGGACCCCAGCAATGGGACTCGCGGGACACCTGTGAGGGACCTGcggagctggg is part of the Strix aluco isolate bStrAlu1 chromosome 30, bStrAlu1.hap1, whole genome shotgun sequence genome and harbors:
- the LOC141916725 gene encoding feather keratin 3-like, translating into MSCYDLCPPKTGVAVPQPIAESCNELCARQCPDSSAFIQPPPVVITFPGPILSSFPQQAVVGSSGAPAFGGSLGLGGLYGAGATQGSGGLCTFGRPYASPACSPCALPRYSRKLWDNCGPC